In the genome of Neovison vison isolate M4711 chromosome 3, ASM_NN_V1, whole genome shotgun sequence, one region contains:
- the LOC122903520 gene encoding uncharacterized protein LOC122903520 translates to MPPNTENYTEKINYRASEEPLRRATAGWDIQDIQSCLPVAITGRLMVNGPVQSLEWDSHYCRLSSETDRGGRWHAGGPGLAGVGGCGERRRPVAAHEHSIAGTLAPPAGAVFLRGCSRGVFPARGSRGAVVRGLAQVRPPAAWGEDSRTRDRYSSPTCCQVSHEGFLCLWFTSGWRTRGATEEAEATAWGLTLRLHDVSDPLRACCPQTSFALSAVEWPTMAKLGYRATVAEVPGFDDLHSQGQAQP, encoded by the exons ATGCCTCCAAACACTGAGAATTACACAGAGAAAATTAATTATAGAGCATCTGAAGAGCCGCTGAGAAGAGCAACTGCAGGATGGGACATACAGGACATACAGTCATGCCTTCCAG TGGCCATCACAGGAAGGCTGATGGTCAATGGTCCTGTACAGTCGCTGGAGTGGGATTCTCACTACTGCCGCTT AAGCTCGGAAACAGATCGCGGGGGCAGATGGCACGCCGGGGGACCggggctggcgggggtgggggggtgcggggagaGGCGCAGGCCGGTGGCCGCGCATGAGCACAGCATCGCCGGGACTCTGGCTCCACCTGCTGGTGCAGTTTTCCTCCGCGGTTGCTCTCGCGGGGTGTTCCCGGCGCGAGGCTCGCGCGGCGCCGTAGTGCGAGGATTAGCCCAGGTGCGCCCCCCTGCAGCGTGGGGCGAGGATTCCCGGA CTCGAGACCGCTACTCTTCTCCTACCTGCTGCCAGGTGTCACACGAGGGCTTTCTGTGTTTGTGGTTCACGTCTGGGTGGCGGACCCGCGGTGCCACTGAAGAAGCTGAGGCCACTGCCTGGGGATTAACTCTCCGCTTACATGATGTCAGTGACCCCCTGCGAGCCTGCTGCCCACAGACCTCCTTCGCTCTCAGTGCTGTGGAATGGCCCACCATGGCCAAGTTAGGGTACAGGGCCACTGTAGCCGAGGTTCCTGGGTTTGACGACCTCCATTCACAGGGACAAGCCCAGCCCTAA